GTCCGCGCTCCCAAACAATTCGATACGATTGTTACAGGGAACTTGTTTGGTGATATTCTCTCTGATGCGGCGGCGATGTTAACTGGCAGTATTGGGATGTTACCATCTGCGAGTTTAGGTGCTTCTGGCCCTGGTGTATATGAACCAGTCCACGGTTCTGCGCCGGATATTGCAGGACTTGATAAAGCTAATCCTCTGGCGCAGGTTTTGAGTGCCGCCATGATGTTACGCTACGGGTTAAATCAGCCACAAGCAGCAGATAGCATTGAAAAAGCTGTGTTACAAGTTTTAGAGCAAGGCGATCGCACAGGCGATATCATGTCACCAGGAATGAACCTTTTGGGTTGTCAGGCAATGGGAAATTCCCTCATTCAAGCACTAGAGAAATAATTCTTTTTGCATAAACTCGCCAAATTGGCAATCTTTACAGAAAGTTTCGGGTACACTATAGACAAAATCTAGTAAGTAGATAGCAGTAACATAGTGTACGCTTTACGACAAGAGACAACTAATTTCACCGCCTCTAGAATCCAGCCACCTCTGATTGATCCCGCAATCATCAGGGCGGCTGGCAAGATTTACTACACTTATTGTGAAGTACATCCTGAAATTGCGGGGCAACCTTCTGGGGTGGCAATTAATCGTGTTACCCATCGAGGTAAAGTCATTTTTACTAACCAACCCGTTCTCTTACCGCAAGAATGTTTTGTGCCTCTAAATCAAATTGAGTCCCACATGTATTAGTTATGAGTCATTGGTCATTGGTCATTGGTCATTTGACAAAGAACAAATGACAAACGACAAATGACACAGAACAATTGACAAATGACTATATGGACTTTTTAATAGCCGTTCCGGCGATTATTGTTGTTTTCGCCTTGGGTGCATCTATAGGTAGCTTCATTAACGTTGTAGTTTATCGAATCCCTGCGGGGTTATCGATTCTTTGGCCGCCTTCCCGTTGCCCCCATTGCTTAAACCAGCTAAAAGCTTATGACAATGTACCCGTGCTGGGATGGTTGTGGTTACGCGGAAAATGCCGTTATTGCAAAAATAAAATAGCTGTTCGTTATCCCGTAGTAGAAGCAATAACGGGAATAGTTTTTGTTGTGATTTTTTTAGTATTTCAAGTTTCCATCGCTACGTTAGGATATTGGGCTTTTTGTAGTTGGCTGTTAGCATTAGCCTTAATTGATTTAGATACCATGACTCTCCCCAATGCCCTAACACAATCAGGTTTAGTGTTAGGCTTGGGATTTCAAATAATTAGCGGTTTTACCCAAGAAGCCAGCAGTGTGAGTATAGTTAGACACCTGATGATGGGGATAGTTGGTGCTGTTATTGGTTTATGGCTATTTGATGGCATCGCCTTTGGTGGTTCAATAGTTCTCGGTAAAACGGCGATGGGTGCGGGAGATGCCAAACTTGCAGCCATGATGGGAGCTTGGCTGGGTTGGCGATATTTGCTGTTAGCTAGTTTAATTGCCTGTACTGTGGGAGTATTAATAGGTGGATTAGTATTGGTGCGATCGCCTAAAAAAACCGGAGTAAAAATCCCCTTCGGCCCTTTTTTAGCACTAGGCGCAATCATCACTGTCTTTACTGGCCCAGTCATCTTATCGGCTTATTTGCAACTATTCAATTTATCTCAATAACATTATCCATCTTGTGGGGTGGGCAAGATGCCCACCCCACAAACTACTACTCTGACACCCTCAAACCCTTTCACCCACTCTCCATAAAAAATCTTTGTGCGTAAGTCCTGAATTCTAGATTTAACGAAATTAGATTTGCGTCGCTGAATATATGCAGCAATCAGCATCCATCACAAAGGTTCTGTTAGTTGATGCTCAATCATATCCAATCTCGACGATCACTCTTTTGTTTCATCAAAGATGTCATGTGGCGATCGCAACCTCAGCACAAATTAGCTAAGTAACATTTTCGAGTTTCGCCAAACCAGGTTTGCACTAGCCAATCTGTATCTTATTCCCCACTCCCTAAAGATTGTGTCATAATAAGCCGACGCATATTTTAGTCAGTTATCCACCGTGCAAGATACCGACGCTATTAATGACCTTGCTGCTGCCCTACAACAGCCCACTGATCTTAGTTTTGAACTACCCGACCCAGAAGATGAGCAAATTCCTGAGTCTGATTTTTTACAGCAGTTAGATATAGCTTGGCAAGTATGCGATCGCTTTGACCTGCAAACAGAAATTTGGCGGGGACGAATTTTAAGGGCTGTACGCGACAGAGAAAAAAAAGGTGGCGATGGGCGGGGTACTGGCTTTCTCAAATGGCTCAAAGAAAGAGAAATTAGCAAGAGTCAAGCTTATTCTTGGATTCAACTAGCCAACAGTGCCGATACACTTTTAGAAGAAGGTCGCCTAGAACCAGCCGCAGTCAATAACTTTAGCAAACGCGCCTTTGTCGAAACGGCGAAATCGTCCCCAGAAGTCCAACAGATGGTGAGTGAAGCCGCCCAAAAAGGCGATCGCATCACCCGCCGCGAAGTCCGCCAACTCACCGATGAATGGATGGCGATGTCTTCAGATTTAATCCCGGAACCAGTCAAGGTAAAAGCCGCAGATAATTCCTTACCACCACGCTACATCGCGCCACTAGTCAAGGAAATGGAAAAACTGCCAGAACAGCACCAAAAATTTATTCAAAAAGAAATTATTGCCAACCCTGACGTAGACACTATCAAGCAAGTCACCACAGAAGCCCGTCAATTAGCCAAATATCTCAAATCTGCGGCACAAGTCCAAGCACTAGCTAAAGAAGACGTAGACATAGAAACTGCCTTAGAAGAAGCCCACAGAGTTGGCTGTTTAAGCGTTGCGGCTGATTTAGTCAATCAAGCTTCCCAAATGGAACAGCTGATTGGCAAGTTATACATGACATGGAAACGCATCAGCAGTTTAGCCGATAGATTGTATGTAGACACAGGTGCAAGTACACCAAACCTGCGATCGCTTTTGAGTTGCATTGAACCTCTTGGTACAGAAATCATGGAACTGCAACTAAGTGGCACAACCGATCATACAGTCCGTTTGCAAATTCAAGAAACAAATTGAAAATAACCAGTATTGTCGCCTTTAGTGGCGCGGAATGCTGTGTCAGTTAGGGTTTGGGCAAATTCCTTGTTATCAAACGGGGTTGTGTCCATGAACCAGCTGATACCGTTAGCGTCATCGTTGATGAGGATGCTTCCAC
Above is a genomic segment from Aulosira sp. FACHB-615 containing:
- a CDS encoding A24 family peptidase, producing MDFLIAVPAIIVVFALGASIGSFINVVVYRIPAGLSILWPPSRCPHCLNQLKAYDNVPVLGWLWLRGKCRYCKNKIAVRYPVVEAITGIVFVVIFLVFQVSIATLGYWAFCSWLLALALIDLDTMTLPNALTQSGLVLGLGFQIISGFTQEASSVSIVRHLMMGIVGAVIGLWLFDGIAFGGSIVLGKTAMGAGDAKLAAMMGAWLGWRYLLLASLIACTVGVLIGGLVLVRSPKKTGVKIPFGPFLALGAIITVFTGPVILSAYLQLFNLSQ